A window of the Acetobacteraceae bacterium genome harbors these coding sequences:
- a CDS encoding LysE family translocator: MTSSILSSLLAYTVASLFLAATPGPDMILVLRSAIKDGFRFSFGVILGILTSLFFWGIATILGLSALLFHFKQAFIVLKWAGVLYLLYLALRSILSKPKDLISDTANLDNVINTPRASLLTAYGQGLMTNLFNPMIGFLFLFVFPAFIPKEQDIQFFTLILTFLQMLVAFSIFTSLALFAQPASIWLKKGKSAVWIDRIAGISLLYFAIKLFLAQPPV; encoded by the coding sequence ATGACATCCTCTATTCTTTCTTCCTTACTTGCTTACACTGTTGCTTCTCTTTTTTTAGCGGCAACACCGGGGCCAGATATGATTTTGGTTCTTCGCTCTGCGATCAAAGATGGTTTTCGCTTTTCTTTTGGGGTCATTTTAGGCATTTTGACCTCTTTATTCTTTTGGGGCATTGCGACGATTTTAGGATTAAGCGCTTTGCTATTTCATTTTAAACAGGCCTTCATCGTTTTAAAATGGGCAGGTGTCTTATATCTCCTTTATCTTGCTCTGCGCTCAATCTTGAGCAAGCCCAAGGATTTGATTTCCGATACTGCAAATTTGGACAATGTGATAAACACGCCAAGAGCTTCTTTACTCACAGCCTATGGGCAAGGTTTGATGACAAATCTCTTTAATCCAATGATTGGTTTTTTGTTTTTATTTGTTTTTCCAGCTTTTATTCCCAAAGAGCAGGATATTCAATTCTTTACACTTATTTTAACTTTTTTACAGATGCTGGTCGCTTTTTCTATTTTTACGAGTTTGGCGCTTTTTGCTCAGCCAGCTTCAATATGGCTAAAAAAAGGAAAAAGTGCTGTTTGGATAGACCGCATTGCGGGGATTTCATTGCTTTATTTTGCAATTAAACTTTTTTTAGCCCAACCACCTGTTTAA